The Clostridia bacterium genomic sequence AACGAGCTTGACCGCCTGGGGCCGTTCGACCGGCGCGTCTGCGCGGGCGATGTGGCGCTCTTCGGCCCGTCGCCGGTGGAGGTGATCGAGCGCCTGCGAGACGAGAAGATCAACGTCGTGCGCGGCAACACCGACGACTGGATCACGATCACGGCAGGGCTTCCGCGCGACGACCGCATCGCGGGACCCGCGGAGGCGCCTCCAGCCGAATCCCCGGGCGACCACGTCCGCCTGCACGTGGCCTGGTGCCTGGAGCGACTGGGCCGGGACCACCTGGCCTGGCTCAACGAGATGCCACTGCAGCTGCCCATCTCGCCGGCGGCCGGGGCGGACCTGCTCGTCGTCCACGCGACGCCCGAAAGTTGCCACGCCTCGCCGCAGCTGTGCGCTCCCGGCCTGCCCGCGGCCGAGGCCCGCGCGGTCTTCGGTCGATCCGGCGTGCGGGCCGCGGCCTTCGGCCATCGCCACGAGGCGTTCGTCGCGCCCCACGGCGACCTCACGCTGGTGAACGTCGCACCGGTGTCCATCACGATGGACAGGGCGCCCGCGGCGGCGTTCACGGTGGCCACGTGGCACGGCGACCACTGGACGTTCCAGCAGCGGCGTGTCTTCTACGATCCGGAGCCGGAACTGCGCCGGGCCCGCGAGCGCGACCTGCCCCATCACCCGTGGTGGGAGGCCCTGAGCCAGAGCTGAACGCGGGACAGGCACGCCGGCACGCGCAAAAACGTCCACGGTGTCGACACGTGCGAACCTCAATGGGATGTGAACAGTTATAATACTGGGCGTGATTCGCTGGGCACCGCTGGAACACCGGCCGGTCGGCGCCTCAGTACGAGGAGGACAAGCATGCTTCCGACACCGAAGATCGTCAAGCTGGCCGCCGGGGCCGGCGAAGGCGGGACCAAGCTCACCGCGTTCGACAAGGCGCTGCTCACGGCCGGCATCGGCAACCTCAACCTCATCAAGGTCAGCAGCATCCTGCCACCTGCGTGCGAGTACCGCGAGGAATTCGACGTGCCCCCCGGCTCGCTCACGCCCACGGCATACGGCGCGCTGATGAGCGACAAGCCGGGCGAGCTGATCGCGGCGGCCGTCGGCCTCGGTTTCTCGCATGACGATTACGGCGTCATCATGGAGTTCACCGGCTACTGCGACCGCGACGAGGCCGCGGCCCGCGTGAAGGCGATGGTCGAGGAAGGTTTCGCCATCCGCGGCAAGGAGCTCAAGCAGGTGATCGTCCGCTCGGTCGATCACCGCGTGGAGCGGTTCGGCGCCGTCGTGGCCGCCGCCGTTCTGTGGTACTGAACTCAAGTCCACTGCCTCGCCCCGCGACCCGCGTAAGAAGGAGCGTGAGCCGTTGAACACCTGGTTCACCGAGGACCAGACGAAGAATCTCCGTATCAGCCTGCGCGTGCGGTCCATCCTGCATAAGGAGCGCAGCGCCTACCAGGAGATCGCGGTCTACGAGACCGAGGAGTTCGGCCGCCTGCTCACGCTGGACGACATCATCATGACGACGGAGAAGGACGAGTTCGTCTACCACGAGATGCTCAGCCACCCGGTGCTGTGCGCGCACCCGCGGCCGCGCCAGGTGCTGGTCGTCGGCGGCGGGGACGGCGGCATCGTGCGCGAGGTGCTCAAGCACCCGTCCGTGGAGCGGGTCGTGCTGGCGGAGATCGACGAGCGCGTCATCGAGGTGTCGAAGCGGTACCTGCCGACGATCGCCTCGGCGCTCGACGACCCGCGCGTCGACATCCAGGTCGGCGACGGCATCGCGTACGTGGCCGACCACCCGGACGCGTTCGACGTCATCCTCGTCGACTCGACGGATCCCATCGGGCCGGCCGTGGGGCTGTTCGGCGAATCGTTCTACCGCTCCGTGCGCCGCGCCTTGCGCGAAGGGGGCCTCTTCGCGGCGCAGACGGAATCGCCGTGGTTCAACCAGGAGCTGTTGGAGCGCATCCACCATACCCTGCGGGAAATCTTCCCCGTGACGCGGCTGTACTGGGGCGCCGTGCCGACGTACCCAGGCGGTTTCTGGACGTTCTCGGTGGGCTCGCTCGGCCCGGATCTGGACACGTTTGACGAAGCGCGCGCGGCGGCGCTGGACACGAAGTACTACTCGCCCGAGATGCACCGCGCGGCGCTGGCGTTGCCGCCGTTCGTGCGGCGGGTGCTCGGCGGATGACCGTCCACGAACGTCTGGAGAGCGCCGGCGTCTTCATGGCGGCCGGCGCGTGGGACAGGGCGCGCGTGGGCCTGTTCGGCATCCCGATGGACGCGACGACCAGCTACCGGCCCGGCGCCCGCTTCGGGCCGGCCCGCATCCGCGAGGCGTCCTACGGGCTTGAGGAATACAGCCTCGCGCTGGGGCGATCGCTCGACGAGGTCCCGTTCGCCGACCTCGGCGACGTGACGCTCCCGCTCGGCGACGTCCCCTCCAGCCTGGAGGCGATCGAGGCGGTCGCCGGTGCCGTGTGGGACGCCGGCCGGCGGCCCATCGCCATCGGCGGCGAGCACCTCGTGAGCCTACCCCTCGTGCGCGCGGCGTTCGCGCGGTACCCGGAACTGGCCGTCGTCCAGTTCGATGCTCACGCGGACCTGCGGGAAGACTACCTCGGCGTCCGGCTGTCCCACGCGTGCGTGATGCGCCGGATCGCGGAGTTCGTGCCGCCGTCGCGCCTCGTGCAGCTGGGGATCCGCTCCGCCACGCGGGAGGAGGCGGCGTTTGCTCGGGAGCACACGCGCTTCCACCCGCTGCGGGTGGCGGCGGCGGTGGAGGAGGCGGTCGCCGGGCTGCGCGGCCGCCCCGTGTACGTGACCATCGACGTCGACGTGCTCGATCCGGCCTACGCGCCGGGGACGGGCACGCCGGAGCCGGGCGGGATCGCGCCGCAGGAGCTGTTTGACGCGCTCCGCGCCCTGGAGTCGCTGGACGTGGTGGGCGCGGACGTCGTCGAGGTGGCGCCCACGCTCGATCCCACCGACACGACGGCCGTGCTCGGCGCGAAGATCGTGCGCGAGCTGCTTCTCACCTGCTTCTATCGTTGAGGACAAGAGCCAAGGACAAGAGCCGTCGAGGCGAAGGAGGACGGATCGTGCCCCCGACGTCGGAAGAGCCGCGGGCGCCCGCGCCGCCCCGGCCGATCGCGGAGATGCAAGCGCGGCTGGCCGCCCGCGTGGAAAGCGCCGTCGAGCGCGCCGTGGCGGAAGGCGACCTGCCTCCGTTGGAGGAGCGGCCGGAATTCCGCGTGGAGGTGCCCAACGACCGCAGCCACGGCGACTTCGCCACGAACGCGGCGCTCGCCCTGGCCCGTCCCGCGCGGCTCAATCCTCGGGAGATCGCCCAGGCCATCGTCCGCCGGCTCCCGCTGGAGCCGCCGGTCGCCGACGTGTCCATCGCCGGTCCGGGCTTCATCAACTTCCGCCTGTCGCCGTCGTGGCTGGACCCCGTCGCGCGGCTGGCCCGCCGCCCGGACTGGGGCGACAACGCCGCGGGGCAGGGGCGGCGCATCCTCGTGGAGTTCGTGAGCGCGAACCCGACCGGGCCGCTCAACCTCGTGAACGCCCGCTCGGCCGCCTACGGCGACGCCCTGTGCCGGGTGCTCGCGGCGTCCGGTTACCGGGTCGAGCGCGAGTATTATGTCAACGACGCCGGCAACCAGTTCCAGCGCTTCGCCGACACCGTGCGGGTGCGTTACCAGCAGGCCATCGAAGGCCGCGAGGACGTCGAGCTTCCGGAAGGCGCCTACCCCGGCGAGTACGTCATCGACTACGTCAAGGCCGGGGTGGAGGCGCTGGGCGGCCGGGAGGCCGTCGCCGCCATGCCGGAGGAGGAACGTGTCGAGCGGTTGGCCCGCTGGGCCGTCGACCGCATCATCGACGAGGCGAGGGAGGTGCTGGCGCGCTATCGCGTCCGCTTCGACCGCTGGATGCGGGAGAGCGAGTTGCGGGAGCGCGGCGTCGCCGACGCGGTGTACGAGCGCCTCGTGGCCAGCGGCCACACGTACGAGCAGGACGGGGCCGTCTGGCTGCGGACGACGGCCTTCGGCGACGACAAGGACCGCGTGCTGCGTCGCGCCGACGGATCCTTCACGTACATCGTGCCGGACATCGCGTACCACGCCGACAAGCTGGAGCGCTGCGACATCGCCCTCGACATCCTGGGGCAGGACCACCACGGGTACGTGCCGCGGCTGCGCGCCGCCCTGGCCGCGCTCGGCTACGACACTTCCCGTCTTGAAGTGCTCATCAACCAGATGGTGCACCTCGTGCGGGGCGGCGAGCGCGTGCGCATGTCCAAGCGCCGCGGCGAGTTCGTCACCATGGAGGAATTCCTCGCCGAGGTCGACGTCGACGCGGCCCGTTACTTCTTCGCCGCGCGCGCGCTGGACTCCACCATGGAGTTCGACCTCGACCTCGCCAACCTGCGCAGCAGCGAGAACCCGGTGTACTACGTGCAGTACGCCCACGCGCGCATCGCCAGTCTCCTGGAGCGCGCGGCGGAGGCCGGCGCCTGGCCCGTCGCGGACGAGGCCGGCGTGGCCGCCCGGTTCTCGTATGCGGAGCCGGCTGAACGCGCGTTGCTGTGGGAGATCGCGCGCTTCCCGGAGGAGGTGGCGCAGGCCGCCGAGCTGCGCGCGCCTCACCGTCTCGCCGCCTACGCCCGCGAGCTGGCGGCCGCGTACCACGTCTTCTACACGGACTGCCGAGTGCTGGGAGAAGATCCGACCGTCCAAGCGGCGCGACTCCTCTTGAGCGACGCCACGCGCAACACGCTCGCCCGCTGCCTGGACCTCTTGGGCGTCACGGCGCCGGAGCGCATGTAGACGGCCCGGGCCCATCTGGACGGAACGGCCCATGGCG encodes the following:
- the speE gene encoding polyamine aminopropyltransferase, which produces MNTWFTEDQTKNLRISLRVRSILHKERSAYQEIAVYETEEFGRLLTLDDIIMTTEKDEFVYHEMLSHPVLCAHPRPRQVLVVGGGDGGIVREVLKHPSVERVVLAEIDERVIEVSKRYLPTIASALDDPRVDIQVGDGIAYVADHPDAFDVILVDSTDPIGPAVGLFGESFYRSVRRALREGGLFAAQTESPWFNQELLERIHHTLREIFPVTRLYWGAVPTYPGGFWTFSVGSLGPDLDTFDEARAAALDTKYYSPEMHRAALALPPFVRRVLGG
- a CDS encoding arginine decarboxylase, pyruvoyl-dependent translates to MLPTPKIVKLAAGAGEGGTKLTAFDKALLTAGIGNLNLIKVSSILPPACEYREEFDVPPGSLTPTAYGALMSDKPGELIAAAVGLGFSHDDYGVIMEFTGYCDRDEAAARVKAMVEEGFAIRGKELKQVIVRSVDHRVERFGAVVAAAVLWY
- a CDS encoding arginine--tRNA ligase; translated protein: MQARLAARVESAVERAVAEGDLPPLEERPEFRVEVPNDRSHGDFATNAALALARPARLNPREIAQAIVRRLPLEPPVADVSIAGPGFINFRLSPSWLDPVARLARRPDWGDNAAGQGRRILVEFVSANPTGPLNLVNARSAAYGDALCRVLAASGYRVEREYYVNDAGNQFQRFADTVRVRYQQAIEGREDVELPEGAYPGEYVIDYVKAGVEALGGREAVAAMPEEERVERLARWAVDRIIDEAREVLARYRVRFDRWMRESELRERGVADAVYERLVASGHTYEQDGAVWLRTTAFGDDKDRVLRRADGSFTYIVPDIAYHADKLERCDIALDILGQDHHGYVPRLRAALAALGYDTSRLEVLINQMVHLVRGGERVRMSKRRGEFVTMEEFLAEVDVDAARYFFAARALDSTMEFDLDLANLRSSENPVYYVQYAHARIASLLERAAEAGAWPVADEAGVAARFSYAEPAERALLWEIARFPEEVAQAAELRAPHRLAAYARELAAAYHVFYTDCRVLGEDPTVQAARLLLSDATRNTLARCLDLLGVTAPERM
- a CDS encoding metallophosphoesterase family protein, giving the protein MRVALFSDVHGNLTALEAVLNELDRLGPFDRRVCAGDVALFGPSPVEVIERLRDEKINVVRGNTDDWITITAGLPRDDRIAGPAEAPPAESPGDHVRLHVAWCLERLGRDHLAWLNEMPLQLPISPAAGADLLVVHATPESCHASPQLCAPGLPAAEARAVFGRSGVRAAAFGHRHEAFVAPHGDLTLVNVAPVSITMDRAPAAAFTVATWHGDHWTFQQRRVFYDPEPELRRARERDLPHHPWWEALSQS
- the speB gene encoding agmatinase; its protein translation is MTVHERLESAGVFMAAGAWDRARVGLFGIPMDATTSYRPGARFGPARIREASYGLEEYSLALGRSLDEVPFADLGDVTLPLGDVPSSLEAIEAVAGAVWDAGRRPIAIGGEHLVSLPLVRAAFARYPELAVVQFDAHADLREDYLGVRLSHACVMRRIAEFVPPSRLVQLGIRSATREEAAFAREHTRFHPLRVAAAVEEAVAGLRGRPVYVTIDVDVLDPAYAPGTGTPEPGGIAPQELFDALRALESLDVVGADVVEVAPTLDPTDTTAVLGAKIVRELLLTCFYR